A genomic window from Motacilla alba alba isolate MOTALB_02 chromosome 2, Motacilla_alba_V1.0_pri, whole genome shotgun sequence includes:
- the UBXN2B gene encoding UBX domain-containing protein 2B, whose translation MADGGAAPAQPDGDVPAAPAAGARRDRQPRSSGRPPSARDLQLALAELYEDEAKRQSLCSDKPTATKISNPKVSQSLKLDSLKRLRKPERSMSDDKENQRFYSGDSEYRGLQISGASNNPSKIVAELFKEAKEHGAVPLDEASRASGDFSKAKSFSGGGYRLGDSSQKHSEYIYGENQDVQILLKLWRNGFSLDDGELRSYSDPTNAQFLESVKRGEIPLELQRLVHGGQVNLDMEDHQEQEYVKPRLRFKAFSGEGQKLGSLTPEIVSTPSSPEEEEKSILNAPVLIDDSMPATKIQIRLADGSRLIQRFNQTHRIKHIRDFIIQSRPAFATTDFVLVTTFPNKELTDESLTLQEADILNTVILQQLK comes from the exons ATGGCGGACGGCGGGGCAGCGCCCGCGCAGCCGGACGGGGATGTGCCCGCGGCTCCGGCCGCCGGCGCCCGCAGGGATCGGCAGCCTCGGAGCAGCGGCCGCCCGCCCAGCGCCCGGGATTTGCAG CTGGCCTTGGCAGAGTTATATGAAGATGAAGCTAAAAGACAGTCATTGTGTTCTGACAAGCCAACAGCTACAAAGATCAGTAACCCAAAGGTATCACAGAG TCTTAAACTGGATTCTCTTAAAAGGTTGAGAAAACCAGAGAGAAGCATGAGCGAtgacaaagaaaaccaaag ATTTTATTCAGGTGACTCAGAATATAGAGGATTACAGATTTCTGGGGCTTCTAATAACCCAAGTAAAATTGTTGCTGAGCTCTTCAAGGAAGCAAAAGAACATGGGGCTGTCCCATTAGATGAAGCCTCGAGAGCATCTGGTGATTTCAGTAAAGCCAAG tcattttctgGTGGTGGATACAGACTGGGTGACTCATCACAAAAGCACTCTGAATACATATATGGAGAAAATCAGGAT GTTCAAATTTTGCTGAAACTGTGGAGGAATGGATTCAGCTTAGATGATGGCGAGTTGAGATCCTATTCAGATCCAACAAATGCTCAATTTCTTGAGTCGGTTAAAAGAGG GGAAATTCCTTTGGAACTGCAGCGACTTGTTCATGGTGGCCAGGTAAATTTGGATATGGAAGATCACCAAGAACAGGAATATGTGAAGCCCAGACTGCGATTCAAAGCTTTCAGTGGCGAAGGGCAAAAGCTTGGAAG CCTTACACCTGAAATAGTCAGCACACCTTCTTccccagaggaggaggagaaatccATTCTTAATGCACCTGTTCTGATTGATGATTCCATGCCAGCAACTAAAATTCAAATTAGATTAGCAGATGGAAGCCGGTTAATACAAAGATTTAATCAAACACACAG GATTAAGCATATTCGAGATTTCATTATCCAGTCCCGTCCAGCTTTTGCAACAACGGATTTTGTTCTTGTGACTACCTTTCCAAATAAAGAGCTAACAGATGAAAGCCTGACACTACAAGAAGCAGATATACTTAACACTGTGATTCTTCAGCAATTAAAGTGA